Proteins co-encoded in one Pseudarthrobacter chlorophenolicus A6 genomic window:
- a CDS encoding ATP-binding cassette domain-containing protein: MSALRGVSIDVMPGETFALLGDNAAGKSTLMKVLTGVYQPDRGSIELDGKATAFPTPSASRDQGVEMVYQDFALADNLDVRTNIFLGREPQKNILGPLLRIIDRKKMESETKRVLERLDIPINPRLKVKRLSGGQRQAVAIGRALAFDARLIIMDEPTANLSVAKVDKLIEVTQRLKDLGIAVIIITHRLDEAFAVADRFAVMRQGQVVGRFRVGEVSEAQVAHLISHGTLDDYVDHGSGIPEDRRKIGSTSSMETVDAFSARGTTNGSDS; encoded by the coding sequence GTGTCCGCTCTGCGCGGCGTCAGCATCGATGTCATGCCCGGCGAAACCTTCGCTCTTCTTGGAGACAACGCCGCCGGCAAATCAACGCTCATGAAAGTTCTGACAGGTGTCTACCAGCCCGATCGGGGCTCGATCGAGCTGGACGGGAAGGCCACCGCGTTCCCCACCCCCTCGGCATCCCGGGACCAGGGCGTCGAGATGGTCTACCAGGACTTCGCCCTGGCCGACAACCTGGATGTCCGGACCAACATCTTCCTGGGCCGCGAGCCCCAGAAGAACATCCTGGGTCCGCTGTTGAGGATCATCGACAGGAAAAAGATGGAATCCGAAACCAAGCGCGTGCTGGAGCGCCTGGACATTCCCATCAACCCGCGGCTCAAGGTGAAGCGACTCTCCGGCGGCCAGCGGCAGGCTGTGGCGATCGGACGCGCACTGGCCTTCGACGCCCGCCTGATCATCATGGACGAGCCCACCGCGAACCTGTCGGTGGCCAAGGTGGACAAGCTCATCGAAGTCACCCAGCGGCTCAAGGACCTGGGCATCGCGGTCATCATCATCACGCACCGCCTCGACGAAGCCTTCGCAGTGGCGGACCGCTTCGCCGTCATGCGCCAAGGGCAAGTAGTGGGACGCTTCCGCGTTGGCGAGGTCTCCGAGGCCCAGGTGGCCCACCTGATTTCCCACGGCACCTTGGACGACTACGTCGACCACGGCAGCGGCATTCCCGAGGACCGCCGCAAGATCGGAAGCACTTCATCCATGGAAACCGTTGATGCCTTCTCCGCACGCGGTACCACCAACGGGAGCGACTCATGA
- a CDS encoding ABC transporter permease, whose product MTITMDTLKTKLGPADLKEGLTATRVKRFIGDYGIIILFVVILVFLAAAAPNFLTLNNIVNVVRQSSIIGLIALGMTFIMITAGIDLSVGSVVGLAGMTFALLAPDSGGAFWLPLIAGLGVGLLVGFLSAAMVVWGAILPFLATLATMAIARTAALVITDGQVVSGLSGPAEWLGSGFLGPVPVPVIIFLVAAIICEFVLSRTKFGSHVYAVGGNEESAKKVGISTSRVLFMVYLIGGVTAALGGLVLTARLDGAAPVAGTGYELQVIAAVVIGGTSLFGGVGTIRGTVIGVLLLGVVMNGMNLMGVSSYFQQGVQGVILVLAVLLNRWKSD is encoded by the coding sequence ATGACCATCACCATGGACACCCTCAAGACCAAGCTGGGCCCCGCCGACCTTAAGGAAGGCCTCACCGCCACCAGGGTGAAGCGGTTCATTGGGGACTACGGAATCATCATCCTGTTCGTGGTAATCCTGGTCTTCCTCGCCGCAGCAGCCCCGAACTTCCTCACGCTGAACAACATCGTGAACGTGGTCAGGCAGTCCTCCATCATCGGACTGATCGCCCTTGGGATGACCTTCATCATGATCACGGCAGGAATCGACCTGTCAGTGGGATCGGTGGTGGGCCTGGCCGGCATGACCTTTGCCCTGCTTGCCCCCGACAGTGGCGGAGCCTTCTGGCTGCCGCTGATCGCCGGCCTCGGCGTCGGCCTCCTGGTCGGTTTCCTCAGCGCCGCCATGGTGGTTTGGGGAGCCATCCTTCCCTTCCTGGCAACGCTGGCCACCATGGCCATAGCCCGCACGGCGGCGCTCGTGATCACCGATGGCCAGGTTGTCTCCGGCCTCAGCGGACCGGCCGAATGGCTCGGCTCCGGCTTCCTGGGCCCCGTCCCGGTTCCCGTGATCATCTTCCTGGTTGCCGCTATCATCTGCGAGTTCGTACTGAGCCGTACCAAGTTCGGTTCTCACGTCTACGCCGTAGGAGGCAATGAGGAATCGGCCAAAAAGGTCGGCATTTCAACAAGCCGCGTGCTCTTCATGGTCTACCTCATCGGTGGCGTCACTGCCGCCCTGGGTGGCCTGGTCCTCACTGCCCGTCTCGATGGTGCCGCTCCGGTGGCAGGTACCGGTTATGAACTCCAGGTGATTGCCGCCGTCGTGATTGGCGGAACGAGCCTCTTTGGCGGAGTGGGCACCATCCGCGGAACAGTCATCGGCGTGCTCCTGCTGGGCGTGGTGATGAACGGCATGAACCTCATGGGCGTTTCCTCCTACTTCCAGCAAGGCGTCCAGGGCGTGATCCTGGTGCTCGCCGTCCTGCTGAACCGCTGGAAGTCCGACTGA
- a CDS encoding sugar ABC transporter substrate-binding protein, whose protein sequence is MRRKIAAAVAMMAAGALTLTGCAGSSNATSSGEAAKTYNIGVVVLDLQDPDLAHMTDAMKKTADEKGVKLNITDSKKDVGSELNQVEDLLTRQVDAVIMQPLDGDASQNAAKRVIAANIPLFILSTEFAEGSDVGYKSYIGVDDTVAGQMQAEYLNKLMPNGGNLVFAAGVYGASWTDRRKNGFDKTINENFKIVAEFQAKGSRDDAKRNMEDTLQRFPSGQIDAVVANNDEMAIGAASAIADAGRTAEFKAVVGVDGTEPALQDIEGGTMSATVRQDSAGQGVKAVEVVTDFLNGGNVDNRYTLPFTLITKDNLSEFLK, encoded by the coding sequence ATGCGACGTAAGATCGCTGCGGCGGTCGCCATGATGGCAGCGGGGGCACTCACCCTCACTGGCTGCGCGGGAAGCAGCAACGCAACCAGCAGCGGCGAGGCGGCCAAGACCTACAACATCGGCGTTGTAGTCCTTGACCTGCAGGATCCGGACCTGGCCCACATGACCGACGCCATGAAGAAGACGGCGGATGAAAAGGGCGTCAAGCTAAACATCACCGACTCCAAGAAGGACGTTGGCAGCGAACTGAATCAGGTTGAGGACCTCCTCACCCGCCAGGTGGACGCCGTCATCATGCAGCCCCTGGATGGCGATGCCAGCCAGAACGCAGCAAAGCGGGTCATCGCGGCCAATATCCCCCTGTTTATCCTGTCTACTGAGTTCGCAGAGGGCTCGGACGTCGGATACAAGAGCTACATCGGCGTGGATGATACCGTGGCCGGCCAGATGCAGGCTGAATACCTCAACAAGCTGATGCCCAACGGCGGCAACCTCGTGTTCGCAGCAGGCGTCTACGGCGCCTCGTGGACCGACCGCCGAAAGAACGGCTTCGACAAAACCATCAACGAGAACTTCAAGATCGTGGCCGAATTCCAGGCCAAGGGCAGCCGCGATGACGCCAAACGCAATATGGAGGACACCCTGCAGCGCTTCCCGTCCGGCCAGATCGACGCAGTTGTTGCCAACAACGATGAAATGGCCATTGGTGCCGCTTCCGCAATTGCGGACGCGGGCCGCACTGCCGAGTTCAAGGCCGTGGTGGGCGTCGATGGCACCGAACCGGCGCTGCAGGACATCGAGGGTGGCACCATGTCCGCTACGGTCCGCCAGGACTCTGCGGGCCAGGGTGTTAAGGCAGTTGAGGTGGTCACCGACTTCCTCAACGGCGGAAACGTGGACAACCGCTACACGCTGCCATTCACGCTTATTACCAAGGACAACCTGTCCGAGTTTTTGAAGTAA
- a CDS encoding FAD-binding and (Fe-S)-binding domain-containing protein, protein MPHGDDGDTKAEQLLAALRAQGIEVDDAPRRLSEYSYDASNYRVRPAAVAFPASVKDVRKVLRACSTLGVPVTARGGGTSMAGNAIGGSLVIDLSRRLTSVGELDGGKAAVWVDAGVILGELRSYVEKASGGEVTFAPDPSSMTRATIGGSIGNDACGNHSVAYGRMTQHVQEVELVTADGAHLHAGRDFLRAVDAGDQQSVARAAELFAGLKELAQDNLAPLRVELGNIPRQVSGYHLGHLLPENGLDVAAALAGSEGTCALVVRAKVGLVPKPRTTALLCLGYANTIDSARDVTTILAARPSAIEGLDASIVDIMRHRRGAASVDSLPQGKAFLMVEFPADSIEQAAAECERLLEKLTADGRVLDHAIVTEPAERAKLWRVREDGAGLSSRRIDGVQTWPGWEDSAVAPERLADYLAELLPLVEQYGYTAFMYGHFGAGCVHMRLDYDLRSDAGRESFENFTREAAALVVAHGGSLSGEHGDGRARSELLDVMYSPAMVGIFRAFKHLWDPAGILNPGIIVDPEPFAASLAPEGVPLPGHARGEPAAVPGAAVVPSSGNRSLLPVASPFVGNTHACIGVGRCRATTGGFMCPSYRATKDEKDSTRGRSRVLQELTRTKGTSHGGWSSPEVREALDLCLSCKACSADCPTGVDIAEAKSELVDQHYRGKIRPFTHYSIGWLPRWLPLLTRIAPLANAGTGFGPFRWVGEKLGVSARRRLPDFAPSARIRRRIREAQFADNADILLFIDSFTRAFRPEVVPAAARVLRDSGISVGCTPDACCGLTWISTGQRDGARRRLARLISRLDDGTNRDIVVLEPSCAATIRDEGPKMVGGAAAARVAARVRSFSVAIDEAIKRGWKPSVAPPQTAVLQTHCHEHAVFGSGSQKRVLKAWGVPNLVESSSCCGVAGNFGFEAEHFDMSMKVAEHSIVPALDSGAGLVLTDGFSCAMQVSQVAPGRTSQHLAAALDPQSARGVA, encoded by the coding sequence ATGCCCCACGGTGACGATGGAGACACGAAAGCAGAGCAGTTGCTTGCCGCCTTGCGCGCGCAGGGCATCGAGGTGGATGACGCTCCGCGACGGCTCTCCGAGTACTCCTACGATGCTTCCAACTACCGTGTCCGGCCAGCCGCCGTCGCCTTCCCGGCAAGCGTCAAGGACGTTCGGAAAGTGTTGCGCGCCTGTTCCACGCTTGGCGTCCCTGTTACCGCGCGCGGCGGCGGCACGTCCATGGCAGGCAACGCTATCGGCGGGTCCTTGGTGATCGACCTTTCGCGCCGTTTGACCTCCGTGGGAGAGCTCGACGGCGGTAAGGCGGCGGTCTGGGTGGACGCCGGCGTCATCCTTGGCGAACTGCGCTCCTACGTCGAGAAGGCGAGCGGCGGGGAGGTGACCTTTGCCCCGGACCCTTCATCCATGACCCGTGCCACCATCGGCGGCTCCATCGGCAACGACGCCTGCGGTAACCACTCAGTGGCCTACGGACGCATGACCCAGCACGTGCAGGAAGTGGAACTGGTTACGGCGGACGGAGCGCACCTGCATGCGGGACGCGACTTCCTCCGGGCCGTGGACGCGGGTGACCAGCAATCCGTCGCCAGGGCCGCGGAGCTGTTCGCGGGTCTGAAGGAGCTGGCCCAAGACAACCTGGCCCCGCTGCGGGTTGAGCTGGGGAACATTCCCCGCCAGGTCTCCGGCTACCATCTGGGGCACCTCCTGCCGGAAAACGGCCTGGATGTGGCGGCCGCCTTGGCAGGCAGCGAGGGCACGTGCGCCCTGGTGGTCCGGGCCAAAGTGGGACTGGTGCCGAAGCCCCGGACCACGGCACTCCTGTGCCTTGGCTACGCGAACACCATCGATTCGGCCCGCGATGTGACGACCATCCTGGCGGCCAGGCCAAGCGCCATCGAGGGCCTGGACGCCTCGATTGTGGACATAATGCGCCACCGCCGGGGTGCCGCCAGCGTGGACTCCCTCCCGCAGGGCAAGGCGTTCCTGATGGTCGAGTTCCCGGCGGACAGCATCGAACAAGCCGCCGCTGAGTGCGAGCGGCTTCTGGAGAAACTCACAGCCGATGGCCGCGTATTGGACCACGCGATCGTCACCGAGCCGGCAGAACGGGCCAAACTATGGCGGGTCCGCGAAGACGGCGCCGGGCTTTCCTCGCGCAGGATCGACGGTGTCCAGACCTGGCCCGGCTGGGAGGATTCCGCGGTCGCTCCCGAGCGCCTGGCGGACTACCTCGCGGAACTGCTGCCCCTCGTGGAGCAGTACGGCTACACCGCCTTCATGTACGGGCATTTTGGTGCGGGCTGCGTGCACATGCGCCTGGACTACGACCTCCGGAGCGATGCTGGCCGGGAGTCCTTTGAGAACTTCACCCGCGAAGCAGCGGCCCTCGTGGTGGCTCACGGCGGCTCCCTTTCAGGGGAACACGGGGACGGCCGGGCACGCAGCGAACTGCTGGACGTGATGTATTCGCCCGCCATGGTGGGCATTTTCAGGGCGTTCAAACACCTTTGGGATCCTGCTGGAATCCTGAACCCGGGAATCATCGTGGATCCCGAGCCCTTCGCTGCCTCCCTGGCTCCTGAGGGCGTGCCCCTGCCGGGCCATGCGCGTGGTGAGCCGGCCGCGGTGCCGGGTGCCGCCGTCGTGCCTTCTTCTGGAAACCGCAGCCTGCTCCCGGTGGCGAGCCCGTTCGTCGGCAACACCCACGCGTGCATCGGTGTTGGGCGCTGCAGGGCAACGACCGGTGGTTTCATGTGTCCCAGCTACCGCGCTACGAAGGACGAGAAGGACTCGACGCGGGGTCGGTCGAGGGTCCTGCAGGAACTTACCCGGACCAAGGGCACAAGCCACGGTGGCTGGTCGAGCCCCGAGGTGCGGGAAGCCCTAGACCTCTGCCTTTCCTGCAAAGCCTGCTCGGCCGACTGCCCCACGGGGGTGGATATCGCGGAGGCCAAGTCGGAATTGGTGGATCAGCACTACCGCGGCAAGATCCGGCCCTTCACCCATTATTCGATCGGTTGGCTGCCGCGGTGGCTGCCGCTTTTGACGCGCATCGCACCCCTCGCCAACGCGGGGACCGGCTTCGGTCCCTTCCGTTGGGTGGGCGAAAAGCTGGGCGTCAGCGCACGACGACGGCTCCCGGATTTCGCGCCGTCGGCTCGCATACGGCGGCGGATCCGGGAAGCCCAGTTCGCGGACAATGCGGACATTCTCCTGTTCATTGACAGCTTCACCCGCGCGTTCCGTCCCGAGGTGGTCCCCGCCGCAGCCCGGGTGCTGCGCGACTCGGGAATCTCCGTGGGCTGCACGCCGGACGCCTGCTGCGGACTGACGTGGATATCCACTGGACAGCGCGACGGTGCCCGGCGCCGCTTGGCCCGGCTGATTAGCAGGCTCGACGACGGCACGAACCGGGACATCGTGGTGCTGGAACCGAGCTGTGCGGCAACCATCCGCGACGAGGGGCCCAAGATGGTGGGCGGGGCGGCAGCCGCACGCGTGGCTGCCCGGGTCCGCTCGTTCTCCGTGGCCATCGACGAAGCGATCAAACGTGGCTGGAAACCGTCCGTCGCTCCGCCCCAAACCGCCGTCCTGCAAACCCACTGCCACGAACACGCAGTCTTCGGGTCGGGCTCCCAGAAACGGGTCCTGAAAGCCTGGGGAGTGCCGAACCTCGTGGAATCGTCGTCGTGCTGCGGAGTGGCCGGCAACTTTGGCTTTGAGGCGGAGCACTTCGACATGTCCATGAAGGTGGCCGAGCATTCCATCGTGCCGGCGCTGGACAGCGGAGCCGGGCTGGTGCTCACAGATGGGTTCAGCTGCGCTATGCAGGTCTCTCAAGTGGCCCCGGGGCGCACCAGCCAGCACCTTGCTGCGGCACTGGACCCGCAAAGCGCCCGAGGCGTGGCGTAG
- a CDS encoding TetR/AcrR family transcriptional regulator — MSPSPREQANAAVLEFLSQRDWSTQTPAKKRILLTFLRLAAANGYNSVSMRTLGRELGVRAPSLYSSFPQGKDQITADSLLWFTHGFAQELLERVQGIQCADDYWAALVRFHVTQQIGSPEPDLWNLLVASDKVAGFLGEGLREELACWQGLHEAMYAAAAEEMGLAVTRQAIQAIFALLDRAAHWSAWDGTAAQLENLADRGVALSRSLLVVSAGSGPGTWPELSQHGTTPLIAPSIL; from the coding sequence ATGAGTCCATCTCCGCGTGAGCAGGCGAACGCTGCTGTCCTGGAATTCCTGTCGCAACGCGATTGGTCGACGCAGACGCCGGCCAAGAAGCGGATCCTCCTGACTTTCCTTCGGCTTGCTGCCGCGAATGGTTACAACTCAGTGAGCATGCGTACGTTGGGCCGCGAGTTGGGGGTCAGGGCGCCTAGTCTGTACTCAAGTTTTCCGCAGGGCAAGGACCAGATTACAGCCGATTCACTCCTTTGGTTCACCCATGGATTCGCTCAGGAGCTCCTCGAGCGGGTCCAAGGTATTCAGTGCGCGGATGACTACTGGGCGGCACTTGTCCGTTTCCATGTCACCCAGCAAATCGGTAGCCCCGAGCCGGATCTCTGGAATCTGCTAGTTGCCTCAGACAAGGTGGCGGGGTTCTTGGGCGAGGGCCTGCGTGAAGAGTTGGCCTGTTGGCAAGGCCTCCACGAGGCGATGTATGCCGCAGCGGCCGAAGAGATGGGACTTGCTGTCACGCGGCAAGCCATTCAAGCAATCTTTGCGCTCTTGGACCGCGCCGCCCACTGGTCTGCGTGGGACGGCACAGCGGCGCAGCTGGAAAATCTGGCAGACCGCGGGGTGGCACTTTCCCGTTCCTTGCTCGTGGTCAGTGCCGGAAGCGGCCCCGGCACCTGGCCTGAGCTGTCCCAACATGGCACAACACCCTTGATTGCCCCGTCGATACTGTAA
- a CDS encoding APC family permease: MNNTTIDALKVSRQTQENRLSGNMGVGELVMNVLAFSSPLATVAGTLPVLLMFSGQTAPAIYLLVTLMLLIFSVGFVKMSRSVQGPGGFYSFVTAGLGKPAGLGGAFLALFGYIFIGFFAPSFFGVTLQGFVVNTLGGPDIPWYWYALAITAVTTLLAYNRIDLSAKLLTIVMLLEVAVVVVFDVASFSANGLGAMQGAGFALPSITDATLGLALLFAVGNFFGFEATVIYRDEVKDPDKTIPRATYLAVVGIGLFYAMAAWAFIAFFGADKIQAEAGNNTVNLFNDALVGLVGRIFADIAVIMLITSVLACMLSIQNIAARYSFALASDHALPRFLGRVHPKHKSPYASALAVGTIWAAATALFSLLGVAPEALYPIASGSGTFAVLLLMFITSFAVLVYFARRRSFEPESVWKTVVAPVISVLFLGAITCLAIANYPELIGGSAILTLIFMTFTFALFFGGIIYALFLRANRPEVYARLGRQKID; the protein is encoded by the coding sequence ATGAATAACACCACCATCGACGCACTAAAGGTGTCTCGTCAGACGCAGGAGAACCGGCTCAGCGGCAACATGGGAGTGGGTGAACTCGTCATGAACGTGCTCGCTTTTTCCTCACCCCTGGCCACGGTGGCAGGTACCCTTCCGGTCCTGCTCATGTTCAGTGGGCAGACAGCGCCGGCCATCTATCTGCTCGTCACGCTCATGCTGCTGATCTTCTCCGTGGGATTCGTCAAGATGAGCCGCAGCGTCCAAGGCCCTGGTGGATTCTATTCCTTTGTCACCGCGGGACTCGGCAAGCCCGCGGGCCTGGGAGGCGCTTTCCTTGCGCTGTTCGGCTATATCTTCATTGGCTTCTTCGCGCCGTCTTTCTTCGGCGTGACGCTCCAGGGCTTCGTGGTCAACACTCTGGGTGGGCCAGACATCCCTTGGTACTGGTATGCGCTGGCCATTACGGCTGTCACCACGCTGCTGGCCTACAACCGAATCGATCTTTCGGCCAAGCTGCTCACCATCGTCATGCTGCTTGAAGTGGCCGTCGTTGTCGTCTTCGATGTGGCGTCCTTCTCGGCCAACGGACTGGGAGCGATGCAAGGTGCGGGCTTCGCGCTTCCTTCGATTACCGACGCCACGTTGGGCCTGGCACTGTTGTTCGCTGTTGGAAACTTTTTCGGGTTTGAAGCAACAGTCATTTACAGGGACGAGGTCAAGGACCCGGATAAGACCATCCCGCGGGCAACGTACCTGGCAGTTGTAGGCATCGGACTCTTCTATGCAATGGCAGCCTGGGCCTTCATCGCCTTCTTTGGCGCGGACAAAATCCAGGCCGAGGCAGGGAACAATACGGTGAATCTCTTCAATGACGCGCTCGTGGGCCTTGTGGGAAGGATCTTTGCTGATATCGCCGTCATCATGCTCATCACGTCGGTGCTGGCGTGCATGCTCTCCATCCAGAACATCGCCGCAAGGTACAGCTTTGCCCTTGCCTCAGACCACGCCCTTCCCCGATTCCTGGGCCGAGTGCATCCCAAGCACAAATCGCCGTACGCTTCGGCACTGGCCGTGGGCACCATATGGGCGGCGGCGACGGCGCTCTTCAGCCTCCTGGGTGTTGCTCCGGAGGCTCTGTATCCCATAGCAAGTGGCAGCGGCACATTCGCCGTACTGCTGTTGATGTTCATCACCAGCTTTGCGGTCCTGGTGTACTTTGCCCGCCGCCGCAGCTTCGAGCCGGAATCCGTTTGGAAGACAGTGGTTGCACCCGTCATCAGTGTTTTGTTCCTTGGTGCCATTACTTGCCTGGCCATTGCCAACTATCCAGAACTGATCGGCGGATCGGCGATCCTGACCCTGATCTTCATGACGTTTACTTTCGCGCTCTTTTTTGGCGGCATCATTTATGCACTTTTCCTTCGCGCTAATCGCCCAGAAGTTTACGCCCGCCTGGGCCGCCAGAAAATCGACTGA
- a CDS encoding glycoside hydrolase family 26 protein: protein MPDDDSGQETGQKESFGSGIRGWVLPVAAAVVAAGFGGVSISNGLADRDRANQEAAASQSAAAVPVCQVVDRKDLIPASGALFGVNLNLDAKPLSRYAADLGRKPAVSVSFADFPYTGAEKAHLQAAAAQIRDDGHMMLLTLEPKQGLAAVTADVIDELVQDLVSINNQGVPVIVRFAHEMNGSWYPWSQQPVEYKAVFTRVADAVHSRAPGSAMMWAPNYGGGYPFAGGQFEAKPGSADFAALDTDGDGVLTMADDSYAPYYPGDEAVDWVGMSLYHWGAKYPWGENELPEANKFADQLTGNYIGANGDDSLLTDFYHVYGADHGKPVAIPETAALYNPAAGGASEADIKRGWWEQVFGPETHAAFPDLKMVNWFEWDKNEVEVNGRVDWTVTNTPAIRDAFTAALPDWLEYGTGTACRPAGT from the coding sequence TTGCCTGACGATGATTCCGGGCAGGAAACCGGTCAGAAAGAGTCTTTTGGTTCCGGGATCAGGGGCTGGGTTCTGCCGGTGGCCGCCGCGGTTGTGGCCGCCGGGTTCGGTGGGGTAAGCATCTCGAACGGATTGGCCGACCGTGACCGCGCGAACCAGGAAGCGGCGGCGAGCCAGAGCGCGGCAGCAGTCCCGGTCTGCCAGGTGGTCGACCGCAAGGACCTGATCCCGGCCTCGGGTGCCTTGTTCGGGGTGAACCTGAACTTGGACGCCAAACCGTTATCCCGGTACGCCGCCGATCTCGGGCGCAAACCCGCGGTGAGCGTCTCGTTCGCGGACTTCCCCTACACGGGCGCGGAGAAGGCGCACCTGCAGGCGGCCGCTGCGCAGATCCGGGACGACGGGCACATGATGCTGCTGACTTTGGAACCCAAACAGGGCCTGGCCGCGGTCACCGCGGATGTCATCGACGAGCTCGTGCAGGACCTGGTGTCGATCAATAACCAGGGCGTCCCGGTAATCGTGCGTTTTGCCCATGAGATGAATGGGTCCTGGTATCCCTGGTCGCAGCAGCCCGTCGAGTACAAGGCGGTGTTTACCCGGGTCGCGGACGCCGTCCATTCCCGGGCGCCGGGGTCGGCGATGATGTGGGCGCCGAATTATGGCGGCGGGTACCCGTTCGCGGGTGGTCAGTTCGAGGCCAAACCCGGGTCCGCGGACTTCGCTGCCCTGGACACGGATGGGGACGGTGTCCTGACGATGGCCGATGATTCCTACGCCCCGTACTACCCGGGGGACGAGGCGGTGGACTGGGTTGGGATGTCCTTGTATCACTGGGGTGCCAAGTATCCGTGGGGTGAGAACGAACTCCCGGAGGCGAACAAGTTTGCTGACCAGCTCACCGGCAACTACATCGGCGCCAACGGCGACGACAGCCTGCTGACGGACTTTTACCACGTGTACGGGGCCGACCACGGTAAGCCCGTGGCCATCCCGGAAACCGCAGCCTTGTACAACCCGGCGGCAGGCGGCGCTTCCGAGGCGGACATTAAACGGGGGTGGTGGGAGCAGGTCTTCGGTCCCGAAACCCACGCCGCGTTCCCGGACCTAAAAATGGTCAATTGGTTCGAATGGGACAAGAACGAGGTCGAGGTCAACGGCCGGGTCGACTGGACCGTCACCAACACCCCTGCCATCCGTGACGCATTCACCGCTGCCCTGCCGGACTGGCTCGAGTACGGGACCGGGACGGCCTGCCGCCCGGCCGGAACATGA
- a CDS encoding sensor histidine kinase, producing MSVDALVRDAVLARTGLPTPGPDGKLAVPAPSERLQNLVELARTVCQQPVTAINIITADLQYQVAAVGMEPYLCSREDSMCAVSFLGGRPTVVEDASLDPRYSGNPYVDGRRGAVRFYASIPLVAEDGFVLGTLCAGAREPGRLSDRQRHGLEILAAEIVDVLHLERRARQLSDALGEARRANALLAEFAGRISHDLRNPLTSVLGYVELGQMSDGAASDPDLAGYLEVAAGSGQRMLSMIEDVLSYATTGGDLRPARVSLKDLVQDVVQDLAASLEVSGAAVDAGDLIFTADAGQMRVLLQNLIHNAVTYSRPGIAPVVRVTGHVSEGGVTLRVIDNGKGISEPDRDRVLDPLVRLHRDGDPPGTGLGLATCARIASAAGGRLEIGPVPGEGTMISIHLQQES from the coding sequence GTGAGCGTGGATGCCCTGGTCCGGGATGCTGTCCTGGCCAGGACAGGGCTGCCGACTCCCGGGCCCGACGGGAAGCTGGCCGTACCCGCGCCGTCGGAGCGGTTGCAGAACCTGGTGGAACTGGCACGGACGGTCTGTCAGCAGCCCGTGACGGCGATCAACATCATTACCGCTGACCTGCAGTATCAGGTGGCGGCCGTGGGGATGGAACCGTACCTGTGTTCCCGGGAGGACTCGATGTGCGCGGTCAGTTTCCTCGGCGGCCGGCCGACGGTCGTTGAGGACGCCTCCCTGGACCCCCGCTACAGCGGCAACCCGTATGTGGATGGGCGACGCGGGGCGGTGAGGTTTTACGCCTCCATTCCTTTGGTCGCTGAGGACGGGTTCGTCCTGGGGACGCTGTGCGCGGGGGCTCGGGAACCGGGCCGGCTCAGTGACAGGCAGCGGCACGGGTTGGAGATCCTCGCGGCCGAGATCGTCGATGTCCTGCACCTGGAGCGCCGTGCACGACAGCTCTCTGACGCGTTGGGGGAGGCCCGGCGTGCCAACGCGCTCCTGGCCGAGTTCGCCGGGCGGATCAGCCACGACCTGCGCAACCCGTTGACGTCCGTGCTCGGCTACGTCGAGCTGGGCCAGATGTCCGACGGAGCGGCCTCGGACCCGGACCTCGCAGGGTATCTTGAGGTCGCGGCCGGGTCGGGCCAGCGGATGCTGTCCATGATCGAGGACGTCCTGTCTTACGCCACCACCGGCGGGGACCTCCGCCCGGCCCGGGTGTCCCTGAAAGACCTCGTCCAGGACGTGGTCCAGGATCTGGCCGCCAGCCTGGAAGTGTCAGGCGCCGCCGTGGACGCCGGCGATCTGATCTTCACCGCGGATGCGGGACAGATGCGGGTGCTCCTGCAGAACCTGATCCACAACGCGGTCACTTACTCCCGGCCCGGCATTGCCCCGGTTGTCCGTGTGACCGGGCACGTCTCGGAGGGCGGGGTGACGCTGCGGGTGATTGATAACGGCAAGGGCATCAGCGAGCCCGACCGGGACCGTGTCCTGGACCCGCTGGTCCGGCTCCACCGTGACGGAGACCCGCCAGGGACGGGGCTTGGCCTGGCGACCTGCGCGAGGATCGCCAGCGCTGCAGGAGGGCGCCTGGAGATCGGTCCCGTCCCGGGCGAAGGGACCATGATCAGCATCCACCTGCAGCAAGAATCCTGA